From the genome of Bacillota bacterium:
AGTGTGGGTTTGCGAACTGCCGGAAAGCTTGCCTTCCGTGACGGTGTCGTCCGGTTTGATGTCGGTTGAACCTGCCCGGATGCAGAGCTTGACGATCAGCTGTTGTACTTCTTCTTAAGTTGCTCATTTTAAATAATCTATTGAATATCCTAACTCGAAAGCTTATAATACAAGAATTATAGGACGATAAGTTCGGCTTTAATTTTAGAAGCAATTCAGATACATAGGAAGGAAAATTGCTATGAACCTTATTCCTCTTAAACTCAGCGTTACTACATGTTATCTGGCCAAGGTCGATAACAAATATGTTTTGATTGATACCGGCTATGAAGAGGACTGGGAGTTGTTTCAGCAGCGGCTTGAAGAAATAAAAGTCAGCATTTCTCAGATAAGTCATATTCTTTTAACCCATCATCATGATGACCACTGCGGTCTGCTGCACCATATTCTAAAAGAGAACAGCTCGATTAAAATTGTCATGTCTCAGCGGTGCAGTGAACTGATACGAAAAGGTGAAAATGACAAAACGCACGGCGGTGGGCTGCTTAATAAGAGAGTGGCTTTTTTTATTCGGCGCAAGCAGGCTTATGTTTCATTGATACTTCACAAAAAGGTGGATAAATCGAAAAATCTGAAATTTTCGCCTTATGAGGTGAGGGAGCAGGATATTATTTTCACAGGCGGTCCGGAACTCCGAAGCATCGGAATTCCTCTTGACGGAAAAATTCTTGAAACGCCGGGCCACACTGTTGACTCCATTTCTGTTCTTTTCCCAGATGGGGATTGCCTTGTCGGCGACGCCGCCGCCCATATGTTGCCGTTTGCTGGCACAAAATATTGCGTCATTTTCATATGCGATATGGACGAATATTATAAAAGCTGGGAGAAACTCATTCGGACAGGTGCTAAACGTATTTACCCTGCTCACGGGAATCCTTTTCCGATTGAAAAACTGATTCATAACATGCGAAAGAACAAATCTGAAAACAGAGTGTTTAACCGTTAAATGCCTGAACGGGCAAAACAAAAGCACTGTAAGCTATTGCCCGTTAAACAGCGCGAACTGCAGAGCGTTATGCACATCTTTTTCAACCGTAGGGATATGAATACGAGCAGGGCGGCCATTAGGGAGAACGGGCGGACTTTATAGAATATACTAAAAACATGGAGGCTATGAAATGACAGAGGAAGAAAAGATATTTGCTCGTAAAATGTTTGACCCAAGGAGTCAGGAATTGCGAGTAATGAAGCATACAGCACATTTGGCATGTCAGAAATATAATACTTTGGATGAATTTGATTCTAAAAGGCAGTCGATTATTAAAGAGTTCATAGGTCAAATTGGAAATACTTATTATTTTCAAGGCCCGATTCAGTTTAATTACGGATGCCATACTTACATAGGCGAAAACTTCTTTGCCAATTTTAATTTGATGGTTATGGATGACGCCCGTATCTACATTGGAGACAATGTATGTTTCGGACCGAATGTTTCTTTGATGGCAACGACCCATCCGCTCATTGCCCAAGAACGAATGGGGCTTGATAAGGATGGGCACACAACAATGGCCGAGTATGCCGATGAAATACATATTGGAAACAACGTTTGGATTGCCTGCAATGCAACAATTCTTGGCGGCGTGCATATAGGAAACAATGTTGTCGTCGGCGCCGGAAGTGTAGTGACAAAGGATATACCGGACAATTATCTGGCATTTGGCAATCCATGTCATCCGATTCGTGAAATAACTGAATTGGACAGCAAAAAAGACCTGATTCTTGAAGCTGACAAAGAGCATTTTAAATATAATCTAAAATAATATTGAGCAGGTTGTAAAATTTTGAGATTCATTCAGACTGTTCTACTAGACCAATTGCTCCCGATTTGAAAAATTTCACAAGCTCTTTTGCCAAAAATGACGGAGAATATTTCATATCGTTATTGAGCCACCACCGTATGATAGAAACATAAAGTGAAGAAATCAGCTCTAGGCATAAATCTCTTGAGATCGAAAGCTGCATGGGAAAGCAGGTATCCAGCTTTTCAATTAGGGCTTTCTCCCATTCTCTGCTGATTCCGAGCATTTCTCTATCGTTCAAGATGAATTTGTAAAGCACTGCATCTTTTTCGACCGCCTTCATAATACAGCTCAGATTGTTCAAAAAGCCCTCGTAATCCAGTTTCCCATTTACAATATGAGCTTGCGGCTCTACCAGACACAATATGTTTTCAATTGCCTCGTTCACGAGCTTTTGAAGAAGATCAAATTTATCCATATAATGAAGGTAAAACGTCGATCGATTTATCATTGCTTTATCTGAAATATCGTTGACCGTTATGTTTTTGAACCCTTTTTCGTCCAGCAGTTTGACAAAAGCGTCAATTATCAATCTGCGAGTCTTGACCACACGCAGGTCATTATTACTCGACAATTTTCTCCCACCTGTCTATTAACGCGTTTGGAGTCAACGATTTCAGCGGCTTTGCCGTAAAAGCAACAGATCCGCCTGTGTTAATCATTGAACCGCGTCTTTTTCCCCATTATACTACGAGGTGAAAGCACAGGGAAGGAGTTTTACAAATTATGAAAAGGTGGACGACAAAGGATTTTCCAGTCGCGCTATATAAATTGCATCCGGATCAAAGCGTCA
Proteins encoded in this window:
- a CDS encoding MBL fold metallo-hydrolase, whose translation is MNLIPLKLSVTTCYLAKVDNKYVLIDTGYEEDWELFQQRLEEIKVSISQISHILLTHHHDDHCGLLHHILKENSSIKIVMSQRCSELIRKGENDKTHGGGLLNKRVAFFIRRKQAYVSLILHKKVDKSKNLKFSPYEVREQDIIFTGGPELRSIGIPLDGKILETPGHTVDSISVLFPDGDCLVGDAAAHMLPFAGTKYCVIFICDMDEYYKSWEKLIRTGAKRIYPAHGNPFPIEKLIHNMRKNKSENRVFNR
- a CDS encoding sugar O-acetyltransferase, with the translated sequence MTEEEKIFARKMFDPRSQELRVMKHTAHLACQKYNTLDEFDSKRQSIIKEFIGQIGNTYYFQGPIQFNYGCHTYIGENFFANFNLMVMDDARIYIGDNVCFGPNVSLMATTHPLIAQERMGLDKDGHTTMAEYADEIHIGNNVWIACNATILGGVHIGNNVVVGAGSVVTKDIPDNYLAFGNPCHPIREITELDSKKDLILEADKEHFKYNLK
- a CDS encoding TetR/AcrR family transcriptional regulator, whose protein sequence is MSSNNDLRVVKTRRLIIDAFVKLLDEKGFKNITVNDISDKAMINRSTFYLHYMDKFDLLQKLVNEAIENILCLVEPQAHIVNGKLDYEGFLNNLSCIMKAVEKDAVLYKFILNDREMLGISREWEKALIEKLDTCFPMQLSISRDLCLELISSLYVSIIRWWLNNDMKYSPSFLAKELVKFFKSGAIGLVEQSE